Proteins co-encoded in one Candidatus Nitrosacidococcus tergens genomic window:
- the bioF gene encoding 8-amino-7-oxononanoate synthase — translation MTSLNVALKADLEQRKAQSLYRYRKITQGPQGPFIQVDNKKLLGFCSNDYLGLANHPTVRTAFIQGANQYGVGSGAAHLVTGHTQAHHDLEEALAKFVNRPRALLFSTGYMANIGVINALLGRQDLVIEDRLNHASLIDGGRFSGAEFKRYLHGDDSALKKILESRIYQRKLVVTDGVFSMDGDIAPLAALSTVVEQHDAWLMVDDAHGLGVLGDQGRGTLEYLKLNEAQVPILIGTLGKALGTFGAFVAGEEALIETLIQQARTYIYTTAPPSAVATATLASLQLTQSESWRRERLIFLIQHFRKGATQLGLKLMDSMTPIQPLLVGSSEKALQISQSLLKQGIFITPIRPPTVPQGTARLRITLTANHTEEQVNQLLDSLARII, via the coding sequence GTGACTTCCTTAAATGTCGCCCTTAAAGCCGATCTTGAGCAACGTAAAGCCCAATCTCTTTATCGATACCGGAAAATTACTCAAGGCCCTCAAGGCCCTTTTATCCAAGTAGATAATAAGAAACTTTTAGGATTTTGTAGTAATGATTATTTAGGCCTTGCTAATCACCCTACAGTACGCACTGCTTTTATTCAAGGGGCAAATCAGTATGGGGTAGGTAGTGGTGCTGCTCATCTTGTTACTGGTCACACCCAAGCGCACCATGATTTGGAGGAAGCATTAGCAAAATTTGTTAACCGTCCTCGAGCATTATTGTTTTCTACAGGCTATATGGCAAATATTGGAGTCATAAATGCCTTATTAGGACGACAAGATTTAGTGATTGAAGACCGTTTAAACCATGCCTCCTTAATTGATGGGGGTCGATTTAGTGGTGCAGAGTTTAAACGCTACCTTCATGGGGATGACTCTGCTCTTAAGAAAATTTTAGAGTCTCGCATTTATCAACGTAAGTTAGTGGTTACTGATGGGGTATTTAGCATGGATGGAGATATTGCTCCTTTAGCAGCACTAAGTACTGTGGTAGAACAACATGATGCTTGGTTAATGGTAGATGATGCCCATGGATTAGGGGTGTTAGGAGACCAAGGAAGAGGTACTTTAGAATATTTAAAATTAAATGAGGCTCAAGTGCCAATTTTAATTGGTACTCTTGGGAAAGCCTTAGGTACTTTTGGTGCTTTTGTAGCAGGAGAAGAGGCATTGATTGAAACTTTAATTCAACAAGCCCGCACCTACATCTATACCACAGCACCACCGTCTGCAGTAGCTACTGCTACCTTGGCTAGTCTACAACTTACCCAATCTGAATCTTGGCGCCGAGAGAGATTAATTTTTCTTATTCAACACTTTCGCAAAGGGGCTACTCAATTAGGGCTTAAACTGATGGATTCAATGACTCCTATTCAACCTCTTTTAGTTGGAAGTTCTGAAAAAGCTCTTCAAATAAGCCAGTCACTGCTTAAACAAGGTATTTTTATTACTCCAATTCGACCACCCACGGTACCTCAAGGAACTGCACGTCTTCGGATTACTTTAACTGCCAATCATACAGAAGAGCAAGTAAATCAGTTATTGGATAGCCTTGCTCGTATTATATGA
- a CDS encoding alpha/beta fold hydrolase, translating into MSHHNLHITQLGSGPDIVLLHGWGFYSGIWRSLVHQLSLDFRVTLIDLPGHGHSQPLTEEKSLAEISAMVAAVVPFPAIWLGWSLGGLIGLYIAIHQLAIVNKLILVATTPKFTTTDDWPYGTNPKIFDSFSARLQKNPEDTLKRFSLLQNQGLKGIAHLTKELIAETKVNYSRGDSLGVMLNILKEEDLREEMIKIKCSLSFILGKEDRLVPSELGNWIQVQIPLSQLYLLDNAGHILFLSHSKEFWHTLQLILNHP; encoded by the coding sequence ATGAGTCACCATAACCTCCATATTACCCAGTTAGGGTCAGGACCAGATATAGTATTACTTCATGGTTGGGGATTCTATAGTGGTATTTGGAGATCTTTAGTCCATCAATTATCTTTAGATTTTAGAGTGACTTTAATCGATCTACCAGGCCATGGTCATAGCCAGCCACTCACTGAGGAAAAATCTTTAGCTGAAATTTCTGCTATGGTTGCAGCAGTTGTCCCATTTCCTGCTATCTGGCTTGGCTGGTCCTTAGGTGGATTAATAGGGTTATATATTGCTATTCACCAATTAGCTATTGTTAATAAACTTATCTTAGTAGCGACTACCCCTAAATTCACTACTACTGATGATTGGCCCTATGGAACCAACCCGAAAATATTTGATAGTTTTTCTGCTAGGCTGCAAAAAAATCCAGAAGACACTTTAAAACGATTTTCGTTGTTACAAAATCAAGGACTTAAGGGAATTGCTCATTTAACTAAAGAACTTATTGCAGAAACTAAAGTAAATTACTCTCGTGGTGATAGCTTAGGGGTAATGCTAAATATTCTTAAAGAAGAGGATTTGAGAGAGGAGATGATTAAAATTAAATGCTCTCTTTCTTTTATTCTAGGAAAAGAAGATCGTTTGGTTCCTTCTGAGTTAGGGAACTGGATACAGGTTCAAATTCCATTAAGTCAACTTTATTTGCTTGATAATGCAGGACATATTCTGTTTCTTAGTCACTCTAAGGAGTTTTGGCATACCCTACAATTAATACTCAATCATCCTTAA
- a CDS encoding MlaC/ttg2D family ABC transporter substrate-binding protein, which produces MIKQCRTIGIFFLIALGLNIAQAGDDLSPRDVVLTTSQKVLEELKDKNVNVNDNPEFFYEIANKYIVPHFNFSRLSQRALGKYWRDATDQQKTDFTDQFRQLLLRTYIVALTKYSAQDLSTFIKDKIQVPPVNYPPNAKRVDVKVIAERDGGGDPANITLRLYLDKEKDWKVDDVLVEGISLITNYRAEFSNKIRTNGMQALIDELASHNKEVMEKKATNDDKSSQKTKSDKK; this is translated from the coding sequence ATGATTAAACAATGCAGAACTATTGGGATTTTTTTCTTAATTGCTTTAGGATTAAATATCGCTCAAGCAGGAGATGATCTCTCTCCTAGAGATGTAGTACTCACCACTTCTCAGAAAGTACTTGAAGAGCTCAAAGATAAAAATGTCAATGTGAATGATAATCCAGAGTTCTTCTATGAGATAGCTAATAAATATATTGTTCCTCATTTTAATTTTAGCAGATTATCTCAACGTGCATTAGGAAAATACTGGCGTGATGCGACCGATCAGCAAAAAACAGATTTTACCGATCAGTTTCGCCAACTATTATTACGCACCTATATTGTTGCTTTAACTAAATATAGTGCTCAAGATCTCTCCACCTTTATAAAAGATAAAATTCAAGTTCCCCCAGTTAATTATCCGCCTAATGCAAAACGAGTTGATGTAAAAGTGATTGCAGAAAGGGACGGAGGTGGAGATCCTGCCAATATTACGCTCAGGCTTTATTTAGATAAAGAAAAAGACTGGAAGGTAGATGATGTATTGGTAGAAGGAATCAGTTTAATTACTAACTACCGAGCTGAATTTTCCAATAAAATCCGTACTAATGGGATGCAGGCTTTAATTGATGAGCTCGCCTCTCATAATAAGGAGGTAATGGAAAAGAAAGCAACAAATGATGATAAAAGCTCTCAGAAAACAAAATCTGATAAAAAATAA
- a CDS encoding thermonuclease family protein, translating into MKIFIPKLKNSWLLWILLLSLFSVEAAIYEWTDAEGVTHYSDRPHPDAKEIQVKVDNPSHHEYEVESVHDGDTIRLKGGEKVRLLGINTPEIESRFRSAEPGGDEARDWLKFQLEGKKITLEFDKEKRDHYQRLLAHIFTLDGTHINLRLVEEGLAIVSLIPPNFKYSSQLTQAQNKAEATKLGIWNMAAYTPQPITKLAAEKYEKGWQRYWGTPAKIKQTQKYSYLVFNKNIDIRIPQKQLSYFDPLENYLEKKIEVRGWVNRRQNHYSILVNHPSSLKII; encoded by the coding sequence GTGAAGATATTTATTCCTAAATTAAAAAATAGCTGGCTGTTATGGATTCTTTTACTTAGTCTATTTTCTGTAGAGGCTGCCATATATGAGTGGACGGATGCTGAAGGAGTAACTCATTATAGTGATCGTCCTCACCCAGATGCTAAGGAAATTCAGGTTAAGGTAGATAACCCAAGTCATCACGAATATGAAGTAGAAAGCGTCCATGATGGAGATACTATTCGTCTTAAAGGAGGAGAAAAGGTACGTTTATTAGGGATTAATACCCCTGAAATAGAAAGCCGTTTTCGCTCTGCAGAGCCTGGTGGGGACGAAGCAAGAGATTGGCTTAAATTCCAGCTTGAAGGAAAAAAAATAACATTAGAATTTGATAAGGAAAAACGGGATCATTATCAGCGGCTTTTAGCCCATATATTTACCTTAGACGGTACTCATATTAATTTACGCTTAGTAGAAGAGGGTTTAGCAATCGTTAGTTTAATTCCTCCTAACTTTAAATATAGTAGTCAACTTACCCAAGCTCAAAATAAAGCCGAGGCTACCAAGTTAGGAATTTGGAATATGGCTGCCTACACTCCACAGCCGATTACTAAGCTAGCAGCAGAAAAATATGAAAAAGGTTGGCAACGTTATTGGGGTACTCCAGCAAAAATTAAGCAAACACAAAAATATAGCTATTTAGTATTTAATAAAAATATTGATATACGCATCCCTCAAAAACAACTTTCTTATTTTGATCCTCTTGAAAATTATCTTGAAAAAAAAATAGAAGTACGAGGTTGGGTAAATCGTCGCCAAAATCACTACTCTATTTTAGTTAACCATCCAAGTAGCCTTAAAATTATTTAA
- the bioB gene encoding biotin synthase BioB codes for MDFSSPSTIQSQLRHDWTIAEILNLFEIPFMDLLYQAHTIHRQHFDPNQIQASTLLSIKTGGCPEDCAYCPQSIHHQTSVESEPLLSLNQVVEAATQARAQGANRFCMGAAWRSPKERSLEKIIDMIKEVKSLGLETCVTLGMLAPGQAEQLKAAGLDYYNHNLDTSPEFYEEIITTRTYQDRLDTLAQVRAAGIYVCCGGIVGMGEDRVHRVGLLANLANLPQHPESVPINQLVKVTGTPLADAPSLDPFEFVRTIACARILMPQSFVRLSAGRETMSDELQALCFFAGANSLFCGDKLLTTPNPEMNRDQQLLKRLGLAFSATENFEKTSSSTCQSIASISS; via the coding sequence ATGGATTTCTCCTCGCCTAGCACAATACAATCTCAGTTACGTCATGATTGGACTATAGCTGAAATACTCAATTTATTTGAGATCCCATTCATGGATTTGCTTTATCAAGCACACACTATTCATCGTCAGCATTTCGATCCTAATCAGATTCAGGCGAGTACCTTATTGAGTATCAAAACAGGGGGATGCCCAGAAGATTGTGCCTATTGTCCCCAAAGTATACACCACCAAACTTCAGTAGAATCTGAGCCTTTGTTATCTCTAAATCAAGTTGTTGAGGCAGCGACTCAAGCTAGAGCTCAAGGTGCAAACCGATTTTGTATGGGAGCTGCTTGGCGTAGCCCAAAGGAGCGAAGTCTCGAGAAAATTATAGACATGATAAAAGAGGTAAAATCTCTTGGTTTAGAAACCTGTGTTACTTTAGGTATGTTGGCACCGGGGCAAGCAGAACAACTTAAAGCAGCCGGATTAGACTATTACAATCATAATTTAGATACTTCGCCAGAATTTTATGAGGAAATTATTACCACTCGTACTTACCAAGATCGGCTAGATACCCTAGCACAAGTTAGAGCAGCGGGGATTTATGTCTGTTGCGGTGGTATTGTGGGGATGGGTGAAGATCGAGTGCACCGAGTGGGATTGCTGGCAAATTTAGCTAATTTACCCCAACATCCAGAAAGTGTCCCGATTAATCAGTTGGTTAAAGTTACAGGAACACCTTTAGCTGACGCACCATCTCTTGATCCTTTTGAATTTGTCCGTACCATAGCCTGTGCTCGTATTTTAATGCCTCAATCCTTTGTACGGCTGTCTGCCGGTAGAGAAACTATGAGCGATGAACTACAAGCCCTATGTTTTTTTGCAGGTGCTAATTCTCTTTTTTGTGGAGATAAGTTACTCACTACTCCTAACCCAGAAATGAATCGGGATCAACAACTGTTAAAGCGATTAGGGTTAGCTTTTTCAGCTACTGAAAACTTTGAAAAAACTTCTAGTTCTACTTGCCAAAGCATCGCTTCCATATCTTCTTAA
- a CDS encoding ComF family protein codes for MFIQNVSLILTALKQSLYPPACILCGAAGDLGLDLCIPCRSELPLLGTVCSRCSNPLTENTPILCGTCQQDPPLQKSTLCPYRYDQPIDYLIQQLKFHHKLYLAPLFGELMVQFLKTRLNTMPECIIPVPLYPKRLRDRGFNQALEIARPIARAFNIPIDYQSVKRVRDTPPQLGLLQVDRKINLHNAFLVKKNIQVKHVAIVDDVFTTGTTVGELAKVLYQSGVERVEVWVCARTLLK; via the coding sequence GTGTTTATTCAGAATGTTTCACTTATTCTAACAGCATTAAAACAAAGTCTATATCCTCCCGCTTGTATCTTGTGTGGTGCGGCTGGAGATTTAGGGTTAGATCTTTGTATTCCATGTCGATCGGAGCTTCCTTTGTTAGGCACCGTTTGTTCCCGATGCAGTAATCCACTTACTGAAAATACTCCTATACTTTGTGGTACTTGCCAACAAGATCCTCCGCTTCAAAAAAGCACCTTATGCCCTTATCGCTATGATCAACCTATAGACTATTTAATCCAACAATTAAAATTTCACCATAAATTATACTTAGCTCCCCTATTTGGGGAGCTGATGGTTCAGTTTTTAAAAACTCGTTTAAACACAATGCCTGAGTGTATTATTCCAGTTCCTTTATATCCCAAACGATTAAGAGATCGGGGATTTAATCAAGCCCTAGAAATTGCTCGCCCTATTGCACGTGCATTTAACATTCCTATTGATTATCAATCTGTGAAGCGAGTTCGAGATACCCCACCACAATTAGGGTTATTACAAGTGGATCGAAAAATTAATTTACATAACGCTTTTTTAGTTAAAAAAAATATTCAAGTAAAACATGTAGCTATTGTGGATGATGTGTTTACTACAGGCACTACTGTAGGGGAATTGGCTAAAGTGTTATACCAAAGTGGTGTAGAAAGAGTAGAAGTTTGGGTTTGTGCTCGTACCCTACTTAAATAA
- a CDS encoding NAD(+) synthase: protein MNNHHHFFNLYHHSFVRAAIAIPSVKVADPQFNSQEILNLLEQGVEDQSILVVFPELSLSGYSCGDLFQQQALLTECEQAFYRLLSQSQNLPIIGVIGMPLLIAGSLFNCAVVFYQGKVLGVVPKLSLENHEKRQFASAYCTVKKYISIADQDNISVNPYLLFKSKEQPLFSFHITVGEDFSPLPSSSYGALAGAHILINLTASSAGVDKIDNRHQLIGSQSQRCFAAYLYANAGFGESTTDFAWDGQGIIYENGACLAQNQPFSYQSQLISSDIDLDCLQQSRIRSQGFIETGYQHQEFLTNFEIISCSISFPLQEKLSLKRIYSRFPYLPKNLEKLDKCYQKIYAMQVQGLVKRLQTTGIIKIVLGVSGGLDSTLALIICMGAMDVLKLPRAHILAYIMPGFGTSENALIRARQLTMASGCQTCEMDISPSAMQMLKDIGHPYAEGNFVYDLTFENVQAGERTSHLFRLANFHQALVIGTGDLSEMALGWCTYGVGDHMAHYHVNSSLPKTLIQSMISWIEESQKFGENMSTALKAIQVSEISPELIPAHENQPIQRSEDTVGPYPLQDFHLYYIGFGYAPSKVAFLAWSAWHDFRQGNWSNHIEDRRYQYTLKEIKHWLGVFLKRFFHSSQFKRSAMVDGASVGYTLSPRVGYQAPSDSEITAWLNQLDNIPEK, encoded by the coding sequence ATGAATAATCATCATCATTTCTTCAATCTATACCACCATAGCTTTGTTCGTGCTGCCATAGCTATCCCTTCCGTAAAAGTGGCAGATCCTCAATTTAACAGCCAAGAAATTCTAAATTTGTTAGAACAAGGGGTTGAAGATCAAAGTATTTTAGTGGTTTTTCCAGAGTTAAGCCTTTCTGGTTATAGCTGTGGTGATCTTTTTCAGCAACAAGCGTTATTAACGGAGTGTGAGCAGGCTTTTTATAGATTACTGAGCCAATCCCAAAATCTCCCTATTATTGGGGTGATCGGTATGCCTTTATTAATAGCAGGATCACTATTTAACTGTGCAGTAGTTTTTTATCAAGGTAAGGTTTTAGGAGTAGTCCCTAAACTTAGCTTAGAAAATCATGAAAAACGACAATTTGCTTCCGCCTATTGCACTGTGAAGAAATATATTTCTATTGCAGATCAAGATAATATTTCTGTTAATCCTTATTTACTCTTTAAAAGTAAAGAACAACCTTTATTTAGTTTTCATATCACGGTAGGTGAAGATTTTTCCCCTCTTCCCTCTTCGTCTTATGGTGCTTTAGCAGGAGCTCATATATTAATTAACTTGACTGCATCTAGTGCTGGGGTTGATAAAATAGATAATCGTCACCAGCTAATCGGTAGCCAATCTCAACGGTGTTTTGCTGCTTATCTTTATGCCAATGCAGGGTTTGGAGAATCTACCACAGATTTTGCATGGGATGGGCAAGGGATAATTTATGAAAATGGTGCCTGCCTTGCTCAAAACCAGCCTTTTTCCTATCAATCTCAATTAATCAGTAGCGACATTGACTTAGATTGTTTACAGCAAAGCCGGATTAGATCCCAAGGCTTTATCGAAACTGGCTATCAACATCAAGAATTTCTCACAAATTTTGAAATTATTTCTTGCTCAATTTCTTTTCCTTTACAAGAGAAGTTATCACTTAAGCGCATTTATTCACGCTTTCCTTACCTGCCAAAGAATCTAGAAAAATTAGATAAATGCTACCAAAAAATCTATGCAATGCAGGTACAGGGGCTAGTTAAACGACTACAAACTACCGGAATAATTAAAATAGTGCTAGGAGTTTCTGGAGGATTAGATTCTACTTTGGCCTTAATTATATGTATGGGTGCTATGGACGTTTTAAAGCTACCTCGTGCTCACATTCTCGCTTATATCATGCCGGGATTCGGTACTAGTGAAAATGCGCTGATTCGAGCAAGGCAGCTTACGATGGCAAGTGGTTGTCAAACCTGTGAGATGGATATTTCCCCTAGTGCGATGCAAATGTTAAAAGATATTGGTCATCCCTATGCAGAAGGTAACTTTGTTTATGATTTAACTTTTGAAAATGTACAAGCCGGTGAACGAACAAGTCATTTATTTCGGCTCGCTAATTTCCATCAAGCTCTTGTGATTGGTACTGGAGATCTAAGTGAAATGGCTTTAGGGTGGTGTACTTATGGAGTGGGCGATCACATGGCACACTACCACGTAAACAGTAGTCTCCCTAAAACTCTAATTCAATCTATGATCTCTTGGATAGAAGAGAGTCAAAAGTTTGGAGAAAATATGAGTACTGCTCTAAAAGCTATCCAAGTCAGTGAAATCAGCCCAGAACTTATTCCTGCTCATGAGAATCAACCTATCCAACGATCTGAAGATACGGTAGGTCCTTATCCTCTTCAGGATTTCCATCTATACTATATAGGTTTTGGTTATGCACCTAGTAAAGTAGCTTTTCTTGCTTGGTCTGCATGGCATGACTTTAGGCAAGGAAATTGGTCAAATCATATTGAAGACCGCCGCTACCAATATACTTTGAAAGAAATTAAACACTGGCTAGGTGTATTTTTGAAACGCTTTTTTCATTCCAGTCAGTTTAAACGAAGCGCGATGGTAGACGGTGCGAGTGTAGGCTATACCCTATCGCCTAGAGTAGGTTATCAAGCACCAAGTGATAGTGAAATTACCGCTTGGTTAAACCAGCTAGATAACATTCCAGAGAAATAA
- the bioD gene encoding dethiobiotin synthase, with protein MAKGFFITGTDTGIGKTWISVGLITHFKQKGYQVAGMKPVASGCIATPIGICNEDALQLKEHTNISLTYSQVNPYNLPLPIAPHLAAQNQNVNIDLKVIKNRFSEIATKVDVIVVEGVGGWIVPINQKQTMVDVAQSLKLPVILVVGMKLGCLNHALLTSESILKSGLSFAGWIANQVQSEMDWLEDNIQFLRERLPVPLLGITPHLDQLTAERISECFTLEL; from the coding sequence ATGGCAAAAGGGTTTTTTATTACCGGCACAGACACAGGGATCGGTAAAACTTGGATTAGCGTAGGATTAATTACTCACTTTAAACAAAAGGGCTACCAAGTAGCTGGAATGAAGCCAGTGGCTAGTGGCTGTATAGCTACTCCTATAGGCATATGTAATGAAGATGCTTTACAGCTTAAAGAGCATACCAATATTTCTCTCACTTACTCGCAAGTTAATCCCTATAATTTACCCCTACCCATTGCCCCTCATTTAGCTGCTCAAAATCAAAATGTAAATATTGATTTAAAAGTAATAAAAAATCGCTTTAGCGAAATAGCCACCAAGGTTGATGTAATAGTTGTAGAAGGAGTGGGGGGATGGATAGTACCTATTAACCAAAAACAAACTATGGTAGATGTTGCTCAGTCATTGAAATTACCTGTGATTCTAGTGGTAGGTATGAAACTAGGATGTCTTAATCATGCCTTATTAACTTCTGAATCTATTTTAAAATCTGGACTTTCTTTTGCTGGATGGATTGCCAATCAAGTACAATCAGAGATGGATTGGCTAGAGGATAATATTCAATTTCTTCGTGAACGTTTGCCTGTACCCCTATTAGGTATCACTCCTCATTTAGATCAACTAACTGCTGAAAGAATTTCAGAATGCTTTACTCTGGAACTATAA
- the bioC gene encoding malonyl-ACP O-methyltransferase BioC: protein MDYTIDKKKVVKAFNQAAAHYDATAVLQKMVGEQLIERLDLEKLNPKLIVDLGAGTGLQAEVLHHRYQQSHIIALDFAFNMVQQAKKRFKNTLPQVFSKILGRLKSSSTLGAVYCVCGDLENLPLAPESVDVIFSNLALQWNWQLDSVFEEFKRILKPKGLLVFTTLGPDTLKELRESWVTVDEDQHVNTFMDMHDIGDKLVYRDFVNPVMDVERYILNYPDVYKLMKDLKNLGAHIVGSGRNKGLMGKNRQQKMIQYYESFRNPEGLPASFEVIFGHAWRRDLTGFKRIPRTTPKTLF from the coding sequence TTGGACTATACCATTGATAAGAAAAAAGTAGTAAAAGCTTTCAACCAAGCGGCTGCTCATTATGATGCAACTGCTGTCTTACAAAAAATGGTAGGAGAGCAATTAATAGAGCGCTTGGATTTAGAAAAACTAAATCCTAAATTAATTGTAGATTTAGGCGCAGGCACAGGTCTACAAGCAGAAGTGCTACATCATCGCTATCAACAATCCCATATTATTGCTTTAGATTTCGCATTTAATATGGTGCAACAAGCAAAAAAGCGATTTAAAAATACACTCCCTCAGGTATTTTCTAAGATTTTAGGAAGATTAAAATCTTCCTCTACATTAGGTGCTGTGTACTGTGTTTGTGGCGATTTAGAAAACCTACCTCTTGCTCCAGAGAGTGTAGATGTAATTTTTTCAAATTTAGCTCTTCAGTGGAACTGGCAACTAGATTCTGTTTTTGAAGAATTTAAACGTATTTTAAAGCCAAAGGGGTTGTTAGTATTTACTACCTTAGGTCCTGATACCTTAAAAGAGCTTCGAGAATCTTGGGTCACTGTAGATGAAGATCAGCATGTCAATACCTTTATGGATATGCACGATATTGGGGATAAACTGGTTTATAGAGATTTTGTGAATCCAGTGATGGATGTGGAGCGATATATCCTAAATTATCCAGATGTTTATAAACTCATGAAGGATTTGAAAAATTTAGGTGCTCACATAGTAGGATCCGGTAGAAATAAAGGCCTCATGGGGAAAAATCGGCAACAAAAAATGATTCAATACTATGAATCCTTTCGTAATCCAGAGGGATTACCTGCCAGCTTTGAGGTGATTTTCGGCCATGCTTGGCGTAGAGATTTAACTGGATTTAAACGAATTCCTAGAACTACTCCTAAAACATTATTTTAA
- the ubiA gene encoding 4-hydroxybenzoate octaprenyltransferase, with product MMNQLIVYAKLMRLDKPIGIYLLLWPTLWALWIASEGQPNLKILMVFLIGTVLMRSAGCVINDFADRDFDPHVQRTQNRPLATGAASSKEAILLFIGLSLTAFSLVLLLNTFTIQLSFIGAFLAATYPFMKRYTPLPQIYLGAAFSWGILMAFAAQTNTIPLVAWLLFLAAIIWTTVYDTFYAMVDREDDLRIGVKSTAIFFGSNDRLITGVLQIVLVLLLIWIGLQSQLRYFYFTGLFIASCFAIYQQYLIRNREPNKCFQAFLNNNYFGMVISISIAIHYLIT from the coding sequence ATGATGAATCAGCTAATAGTCTATGCCAAATTAATGCGGTTAGATAAACCTATTGGAATCTATTTACTCTTATGGCCCACTTTATGGGCATTGTGGATTGCAAGTGAAGGGCAACCTAATTTAAAAATACTCATGGTATTTTTAATTGGTACTGTTTTAATGCGCTCTGCAGGATGTGTGATTAATGATTTTGCTGATCGGGACTTTGATCCCCATGTACAACGCACTCAAAACAGACCTTTAGCCACAGGTGCTGCCTCATCTAAGGAAGCGATTCTACTGTTTATTGGGCTTAGCTTAACCGCATTTAGCTTAGTATTATTGTTAAATACCTTTACTATTCAACTCTCTTTTATCGGGGCATTTTTAGCAGCAACTTATCCTTTTATGAAACGCTACACTCCTTTACCTCAAATCTATTTAGGTGCTGCCTTTAGCTGGGGAATACTCATGGCTTTTGCGGCACAGACAAATACCATACCACTTGTAGCTTGGTTGCTATTTCTAGCAGCTATTATCTGGACCACTGTATATGACACTTTTTATGCTATGGTGGATCGGGAGGACGATTTACGAATTGGGGTAAAATCAACAGCAATTTTCTTTGGTTCCAATGATCGATTGATCACTGGAGTATTACAAATTGTATTAGTTTTACTATTAATCTGGATAGGGTTGCAATCCCAATTAAGGTATTTTTATTTCACTGGATTATTCATTGCAAGTTGTTTTGCTATTTATCAGCAGTATCTAATTAGAAACCGAGAACCGAATAAGTGCTTTCAAGCTTTTCTAAATAATAATTACTTTGGTATGGTTATTTCTATTAGTATAGCCATCCATTATTTAATTACTTAA